The Ochotona princeps isolate mOchPri1 chromosome 23, mOchPri1.hap1, whole genome shotgun sequence genome includes a window with the following:
- the MAP3K1 gene encoding mitogen-activated protein kinase kinase kinase 1 isoform X2, translated as MENKETLKGLHKMDDRPEERMIREKLKATCMPAWKHEWLERRNRRGPVVVKPIPIKGDGSEVGSLAAECPGESQAGSTSPAPKGRRSPSPSGSPSGRTVKSESPGVRRKRVSPVPFQSGRITPPRRAPSPDGFSPYSPEETSRRVNKVMRARLYLLQQIGPNSFLIGGDSPDNKYRVFIGPQNCSCGRGTFCIHLLFVMLRVFQLEPSDPMLWRKTLKNFEVESLFQKYHSRRSSRIKAPSRNTIQKFVSRMSNSHTLSSSSTSTSSSENSIKDEEEQMCPICLLGMLDEESLTVCEEGCRNKLHHHCMSIWAEECRRNREPLICPLCRSKWRSHDFYSHELSSPVDSPSSLRTSQPIHQPPLGGSQRRNQESNLNLTHYGAQQIPPAYKDIAEPWIQVFGMELVGCLFSRNWNVREMALRRLSHDVSGALLLANGESTGNSGGSGSGPSVGATSGSPQASVSGDVVGACCNVLSVVCGDPVYKVYVAALKTLRAMLVYTPCHSMAERLKLQRLLRPVVDTILVKCADANSRTSQLSISTLLELCKGQAGELAVGREILKAGSIGIGGVDYVLNCILGSQIESNNWQELLGRLSLVERLLLEFPAEFYPHIVSTDVSQAEPVEIRYKKLLSLLAFALQSIDNSHSMVGKLSRRIYLSSARMVTAVPHVFSKLLEMLSVSSSTHFTRMRRRLMAIADEVEIAEAIQLGAEDSLGGQQGGFVQASAPNSYPATAERTTHLEKTGKGLCATKLSASSEDVCDRLASVSVGLPGSATMEQPKPVLQTKGRPHSQCLNSSPVSHLSQLVLPASSTPSSSAPSVPAGTATDVPKQRPQGFVPCKIPSASPQTQRKLSLQFQRNCCENKDSDQLSPIFTQSRPLPSSNIHRPKPSRPAPGNTSKQGDATTNSMTLDLNGTAKCGDGSGSSGSSAGNALIPSEETVFTPVEEKGRLDVNTELNSSIEDLLEASMPSGDTTVTFKSEVAVLSPEKAENDDTYKDDVNHNQKCKEKMEAEEEEALAIAMAMSASQDALPIVPQLQVENGEDIIIIQQDTPETLPGHTKAKQPYREDTEWLKGQQIGLGAFSSCYQAQDVGTGTLMAVKQVTYVRNTSSEQEEVVEALREEIRMMSHLSHPNIIRMLGATCEKSNYNLFIEWMAGGSVAHLLSKYGAFKESVVINYTEQLLRGLSYLHENQIIHRDVKGANLLIDSTGQRLRIADFGAAARLASKGTGAGEFQGQLLGTIAFMAPEVLRGQQYGRSCDVWSVGCAIIEMACAKPPWNAEKHSNHLALIFKIASATTAPAIPSHLSPGLRDVALRCLELQPQDRPPSRELLKHPVFRTSW; from the exons ATGGAGAATAAAGAAACTCTGAAAGGCCTGCACAAGATGGACGATCGCCCCGAAGAGCGAATGATCAGGGAGAAGCTGAAGGCAACCTGCATGCCTGCCTGGAAGCACGAGTGGCTGGAGAGGAGGAACAGGCGGGGCCCAGTG GTGGTGAAACCAATCCCTATTAAAGGAGATGGATCCGAAGTGGGTAGCCTGGCCGCTGAATGTCCGGGAGAGAGCCAGGCGGGCAGCACCTCTCCAGCCCCTAAAGGCCGCCGGAGCCCGTCCCCCAGTGGCTCCCCATCTGGCCGCACCGTCAAATCCGAGTCGCCAGGAGTGAGGAGGAAGAGAGTTTCTCCTGTGCCC TTTCAGAGTGGCAGAATCACACCACCCCGAAGAGCCCCGTCCCCCGATGGCTTCTCCCCGTACAGTCCCGAGGAAACGAGCCGCCGCGTGAACAAGGTGATGCGGGCCCGGCTCTACTTGCTGCAGCAAATAGGACCCAACTCCTTCCTGATCGGCGGGGACAGCCCAGACAATAAATACCGCGTGTTCATTGGCCCACAG AACTGCAGCTGCGGGCGTGGAACATTCTGCATTCATCTGTTATTTGTTATGCTCCGGGTATTTCAACTAGAACCTTCAGACCCAATGTTATGGAGGAAAACCTTAAAGAATTTTGAG GTTGAGAGTTTGTTCCAGAAATATCACAGTAGACGTAGCTCAAGGATCAAAGCCCCATCTCGTAACACCATCCAGAAGTTTGTCTCACGCATGTCAAATTCTCATACATTGTCATCATCTAGTACTTCTACATCTAGTTCAGAAAACag CATAAAGGATGAAGAGGAGCAGATGTGTCCTATTTGCTTACTGGGCATGCTGGACGAGGagagcctgacggtgtgtgaggAGGGCTGCAGGAACAAGCTGCACCACCACTGCATGTCCATCT gGGCAGAAGAATGTAGAAGAAATAGAGAACCTTTAATATGTCCCCTTTGTAGGTCTAAGTGGCGATCCCATGATTTCTACAG CCATGAATTATCAAGCCCTGTGgactccccttcctccctgcgAACCTCACAGCCCATCCACCAGCCACCCTTGGGTGGGTCACAGAGAAGGAACCAGGAGAGCAACTTGAACCTTACTCACTACGGAGCTCAGCAGATTCCACCTGCTTACAAAGATATAGCTGAGCCCTGGATTCAG GTGTTTGGAATGGAGCTCGTTGGCTGCTTATTTTCTCGAAACTGGAATGTCAGAGAGATGGCCCTCAGGCGTCTTTCCCATGATGTTAGTGGGGCGCTGCTGCTGGCGAACGGGGAGAGCACTGGAAACTCTGGGGGCAGCGGCAGTGGCCCAAGCGTGGGAGCCACCAGCGGATCCCCGCAGGCCAGCGTCTCCGGGGACGTGGTGGGGGCCTGCTGCAACGTCCTGTCAGTGGTCTGCGGCGACCCTGTCTACAAAGTGTATGTTGCTGCTTTA AAAACGCTGCGCGCGATGCTGGTGTATACCCCCTGTCACAGCATGGCAGAAAGACTCAAGCTGCAGAGACTTCTCCGGCCCGTGGTCGACACCATCCTGGTCAAGTGTGCTGATGCCAACAG cCGCACGAGTCAGCTGTCCATATCCACACTGCTGGAACTGTGCAAAGGCCAAGCGGGAGAGCTGGCGGTCGGCAGAGAAATCCTGAAAGCCG GATCCATTGGCATTGGTGGTGTTGATTATGTCTTAAATTGTATTCTTGGAAGCCAAATTGAATCAAACAACTGGCAGGAACTCCTGGGCCGCCTTTCTCTGGTAGAGAGACTGCTGCTAGAATTTCCTGCAGAATTTTATCCTCACATCGTCAGTACTGATGTCTCACAAGCTGAGCCTGTGGAAATCAG GTATAAAAAGCTGCTGTCCCTGTTAGCCTTTGCTTTGCAGTCCATTGATAACTCCCACTCGATGGTTGGCAAGCTCTCCCGGAGGATCTATCTGAGTTCTGCGAGGATGGTGACAGCAGTGCCCCACGTGTTTTCGAAGCTGTTAGAGATGCTGAGCGTCTCCAGCTCGACTCACTTCACCAGGATGCGGCGGCGGCTGATGGCCATTGCCGACGAGGTGGAGATTGCCGAAGCCATCCAGCTGGGTGCCGAAGACTCCCTGGGTGGCCAACAGGGCGGCTTTGTGCAGGCCTCCGCCCCTAACAGCTATCCAGCAACCGCAGAGCGCACAACCCACCTAGAGAAAACTGGAAAAGGACTGTGTGCTACAAAGTTGAGTGCCAGTTCAGAGGACGTCTGTGACAGACTGGCCAGTGTTTCAGTGGGACTTCCTGGCTCAGCAACAATGGAACAACCAAAGCCAGTGCTTCAGACAAAAGGCAGACCCCATAGTCAGTGTTTGAACTCTTCTCCTGTGTCTCATCTCTCGCAGCTAGTGCTCCCAGCCTCCTCCACCCCATCGTCGTCTGCCCCGTCGGTCCCAGCCGGCACTGCCACAGACGTCCCCAAGCAGAGGCCGCAGGGATTCGTTCCCTGCAAAATACCTTCTGCATCTCCTCAGACACAGCGCAAACTCTCTCTGCAATTCCAGAGAAACTGTTGTGAAAACAAAGACTCAGATCAACTTTCCCCAATCTTTACTCAATCAAGACCACTGCCCTCCAGTAATATACACAGGCCAAAGCCATCTCGACCTGCCCCAGGTAACACAAGCAAGCAGGGAGACGCCACCACGAACAGCATGACACTTGATCTGAACGGCACTGCCAAGTGTGGGGACGGCtccggcagcagcggcagcagtgcTGGGAACGCTCTTATCCCCAGTGAGGAGACGGTATTCACCCCAGTCGAGGAGAAGGGCAGGCTAGATGTCAACACTGAGCTGAACTCCAGCATTGAGGACCTTCTGGAAGCCTCGATGCCTTCAGGCGACACGACAGTAACGTTTAAGTCAGAAGTCGCTGTCCTCTCTCCGGAAAAGGCTGAAAATGACGACACCTACAAAGATGATGTGAATCATAATCAGAAGTGCAAAGAAAAGATGGAAGCCGAGGAGGAAGAAGCGTTAGCCATCGCCATGGCAATGTCAGCGTCTCAGGATGCCCTCCCCATCGTTCCTCAGCTGCAGGTGGAGAACGGCGAGGACATCATCATCATCCAGCAGGAC ACACCAGAAACACTGCCAGGACATACCAAAGCAAAACAACCATACAGAGAAGACACTGAATGGTTGAAAGGCCAGCAGATAGGCCTTGGAGCATTTTCTTCCTGTTACCAAGCTCAAGATGTGGGAACTGGAACGTTGATGGCTGTCAAACAG GTGACATATGTCCGAAACACATCTTCTgagcaggaggaggtggtggaaGCACTGCGAGAGGAGATCCGGATGATGAGCCACCTGAGTCACCCGAACATCATCAGGATGCTGGGCGCCACGTGCGAGAAGAGCAACTACAACCTCTTCATCGAGTGGATGGCAG GGGGATCTGTGGCTCATTTGCTGAGTAAATATGGAGCATTCAAGGAATCAGTAGTGATTAATTACACTGAACAGCTACTTCGTGGCCTTTCGTATCTCCATGAAAACCAGATCATTCACAGAGATGTCAAAG GTGCCAACTTGCTCATTGACAGCACGGGCCAGAGACTGAGAATTGCAGATTTCGGAGCTGCAGCCCGCCTGGCGTCGAAAGGCACCGGGGCAGGGGAGTTTCAGGGACAGTTGCTGGGCACAATTGCGTTCATGGCACCTGAG GTACTGAGAGGCCAGCAGTATGGGAGGAGCTGTGACGTCTGGAGTGTTGGCTGCGCTATTATAGAAATGGCTTGTGCAAAACCACCCTGGAATGCAGAAAAACACTCCAATCATCTTGCTTTGATATTTAAG